GATGAAGAACCGCAGCCGCGGGTCGTCGCCGAACAGCTGGCGGACCTCCCACTGCTTGAGCTCGTCGCGGCTGAAGATGATGATCCGGCGCGGGTCCAGATTGTCCAACGCGTAGCGGATGAACGCCTTGCCGAAGGAGCCGGTGCCTCCGGTGACGAGGATGTCGGAGCCGGTGAGGATGGACACGTCGAGTAGGACCCTTCTGAGGGGACAGTTCCGGACAGCCGCCTGAGCAGCAACTCCGTACGATAGCGGCTGGCCGTCGGAAGCCCGCATCGCCGGTTGGCCCGCCTGTGGACAGACGCCTCTTCCGCCCCAGAAGTTCGCCGCCGTCCCACGTGGTGCAGCTCACCCGGTACGGTCTGGGCGTGACTGTGCGGATCGGTGTCAGGTGTGACGTAGGCCCCAAACGTGGGATCGGGCACGTGATGCGGAGCCTGGCGCTGGCCGAGGAGCTGGTCCGCCGGGGTGCCGAGGTCGTGTTCGTCTGCGACAGCCACACGGTGCCGTGGGCCGACGAGCAGATCCGGAGCCGCGGGATCGCGGTCGAGCCGGCGGTCTGGACCGCCGAGGAGCACCTGGCGCTGTTCGGGCGCCTGGGGCTCAGCGCGGTGGTCTGGGACTCCTACGACCTCGACCCGGCCGTGTTCGCCGCCGTCCGGGCGAGCAGACTGCCGACCCTGGCGATCGTCGACGGCGGGTACGGCGGCGCCGTGGCCGACATCCTGGTCGACCAGAACCTGGGCTCCGAGCAGGACACCCCCGAGCTGCCCGCCGGCGCCGTCCGGCTGGCCGGCCTCGACTACGTGCTCCTCCGCAACGAGATCCTCGAGCTGCGGCCCACCCAGCCGCCGACGATCCGCACCAACCCGGTCCCGAAGGTCTTCGCGTTCTTCGGCGGCACCGACGCGTTCGGAGCCGGGCCGCACGTGGTCCGCGCCCTGGCAGCGACCGGTACGGCGTTTGAGGCGCTCGTGATCGCTCCCGGTGACGAGCTGGCCGCCGCCATCGCCGCGGTCGACCTGCAGGAGGGCCAGCACGTCGAGGTGATCGGCCCCACCTCCCAGCTGGCCAAGGCCGTCGTAGCCTCCGACCTGGTCATCAGCGCCTCCGGCACCTCCACCTGGGAGCTGCTGTGCCTGGGCGCGACAGCCGGCCTGGTCTGCGTGGTCGACAACCAGGTGATGGGCTACGAACGGACAGTAGCCACGGGCGCAGCCGTAGGCGTAGGGGTCCTCTCCGACCTCAAGCAGGACCCGACAGCGGCTGCCGCCGTACTCGGGCCTCTGCTGCGGGACCCGGCCGAGCGAGCCCGTCTAGCTGCTGCCGGCTACCAGCTGGTCGACGGCCAGGGCCGGGTCCGCGTCGCCGACGCGCTTTTTCACCTGATCTCGTAGATCGTCGCGTCCAGGGTGGCGTGGCGGAGGCGGACGTATTGCTTGAGGTCGGGGGAGACCAGCCCGGCGCGGTTGTCGGCGTACAGCCAGCGGACGCCGTACCGGCGCAGGCGGTCGATGACCGCGGCCGACGGCGAGGTGAAGGCGGCGTCGTTGGTGGCCAGGAGCTCGCGGTCCCAGAACCGGAGCAGGCTGGGGTTGGTGCCTTCGGTGACGGAGATGCGATTCGCGCGGTTGGTGTACGCCCAGCCCTCGACGAGCATCTGGCGCTCGGACAGGGCAGCGATCCAGAAGTGGCGGCTGTCGCAGACGTCGCCGCGCTGGACGATGCAGTGGGCGTTCGTGGCGACCAGGTCGTCCTGGCCTGAGTTCGCCTGCAGCCAGCGGGCCGCGTCGGCTTCGGCAGTGGTGGGACCGCCGCCGGCGACCTTGCCGTAGATGACGAGGGTCGCCTGGTCGGAGACGAGCGTCAGCAGGGGGAGTGAGGTCGACCCGGCCATGCAGGCGGCGACCAAGGATGCCAGTGCCGCGGTGAACAGCCCGCCACTGCGGCGACCGACTCTCCAGGCGATGGCTACGACCAGTCCGGCCACCAGCAACGCCAGCAGGGTCAGGAGGAACGGCACCTTCACGCCGGACACACCATCCGACGCCAGTCTGGCGAAGCCGGCGCCGAGCAGCCCCAGACCGGCCGCCGCAGCGACCAGTACGCCGCTCCGCCGGTCACCCAGCTTGTCGGCCAGCCGGGCCAGTCCGAGGCAGGAAAGCACCGCCAGGAAGGGGAAAGCGGTCCGGTAGAAGTAGACCTGGCTGACCCCGGGCTGCGACGTCAGCACGCTCGCCGCGAAGCCACCGATCGCAGCACCGGCCAGGAAGACCACACCGGGATCACGCCAGAACCTGCGGAGGAAGAGCACGCCAACCACGGCCAGGCCCCACGCGGCCGTCGTGGTCACCGCACTGAGCAGCTGAGCGGCCCGGTCGACTCCAGTGCCGTTCCGGAGCGAGGCGTACGGCTGGAGCTGGATGAAGATCTGGGCCGGCTTGACCTGCAGGCCGGACGAATCTCCACCGAACACCACGACGGCCGCGGCGATGAAGATCACCAGCACGATCAGTCCGCCGGCCAGAGCCCGCCCGGTCGAGCGCCTGGTCGCCATCCGCGCCAGGAAGACCAGCCCGAAGCCGCAGATCGCCAGCGGCAGGATGGTCGCCTTGGCGCCGGAGGAGGCCAGTGCGACCAGCAGGAACAGGATCCACCGGCTGCGGACAGGCCTGGCCCGCAGCAGGTCCACAGCCAGTACGGCGAGCAGCAGCGCCAGCATCATGCCCAGGTTCTGCGTCGGACTGAGGTACTGGCTGGACGCCATCGAGATGTTGCCCAGCGAGATGTCGTGCAGCGGCTGCAGCGTGCCACCCACTCCAGCCAGCAGTACGGCGAACGGCCCGGCCCAGACAGCTCCCGGGTGCGGCTCCTCGCCAGGCTTCACCAGGAAGCGCTGCGTGAGCGTGAACACCAGCGCGCAGCAGGCCAGCGCGAGCGGCACCCACAGCAGCGCGTACAGCAGGTTGGTCAGGTCGATCCCGGTCGACCAGGAGGTCGCCGCAGCCACCTGGTGGAAGAACGTGTGGTACTTCATCGGCTCGCCGAAGACCCACAGCGGCACGATCGGTACGTCGCTCTTGGCGCTCGCCGCCAGCGCCTGGTGGAAGGCCATGTCCGAGAAGGCGACGTTCGGATCCGTGTACGCCGGTGCGTAGCGCCCGGGGCCCTTGGCGTACATCAGCAGCATGACCAGCGCCATGGACGCCGCCAGCAGCCAGGCGGTGACCGGCGCGAGCGGAGTCTCTACACGGCGCCAGACCCGAGCCCTGACGTCGCCGTCGACCACACCGACGACCAGGACGATCGGTGCCCACACCCAGGACCAGCGCTGGAGTCCCACGGACGAGCTGGCCAGGTAGACGAGCAGCTGAGCCGCCGTACCGACGGCGAAGCCGGCCGCGCAGTCCTCGACCAGGTTGCGGCGGTAGGCCCCGATCAGGCGCCACAGCACCAGGCCGGGCAGCCCGACACCGAGCAGGACGAACCCGGTGAACTTCAGCACGTCCAGCACCGGTGCGTGCCGGTCCATCATCACCAGAGCCAGCAGGGCGACCGGTACGACGGCCGCAAGGCCGGCGATCGAGCCGGTGCCGCGTTCCCTCGGCCCGCGCCGCCTCGCCTTCGCCATGCGGGTCACCCTAATCGGGCTAGACCACGAACAGGTACACCCGTGTCACGAACAGTGGTCACGGCAGCTCGTAGATCAGCGCGTCCGGCGTCGCGTAGCGCAGCGTCGCCAGCGTGTTCAGGTTCTGCGAGACAGCGGTCTGGGTCGGGTCGGCGTACAGCCAGCGGACGCCGTACTTGGCGCGCAGCAGCCGCAGGTTGTCCCTGGTGGGCGAGACGAACGCCCGGTCGTTGTCCTCGAGCTTCTGCTCGTCCCAGAACGGCAGGCCGTTCGGGCTCTTGCCGGTCGCGGCGACCAGGTCGTTGATGGTGTTGGTGTAGCCCCAGCCCTCGACCAGCAGGTGCCGCTCGGACAGCGCGGAGATCCAGAAGTGCCGGACGTCGCAGCCGGAGGCGTTCTTCATCGCGCAGTGCGCGTTGGTCGCGACCAGGTCGGACGGCGAGGTGTGGTCCCGCAGCCAGTGCGCCGCGTCGGTCTGGGTCTGCGTCGGGCCCAGCGGGTACTTGTCGGTCTGCGGCTGCAGCGTGACTTCGCGGTAGTTCAGCATCGTCTGCACCGGCAGCAGCAGCCCGGCACCCATGCCGGCCAGGACGAACGACGCCATGGCGATCCGGCTCGGCCGGCCGCGCCGCTTGGCCAGCTTCCACAGCCCGGTGACCAGTCCGGCCACCAGAAGCAGGAAGAGCAGGGTCCACAGCCACGGAGTGACCAGTCCGGTCAGTGTGCCGTCCGGACGGCGGAACGGCTTGCCGTCACCCGGGTTGGCCCGGGTGATCTCCCGAGCCAGGTACGTCGCGCCCGCACCGCCCAGCACAGAAGCCAGTACGGCGATGCCGGACCGCCGGTCGGCGAACCAGAAGACCAGCATCCAGGCACCCGCCGCGGCCAGCGCGGCGATCACCGGTACGGCGGTGCGGTGGAAGTACATCTGGCTGGTGCCCGGCTGGTCGGTCAGCACCATCCCGCCGAACCCGGCGATCGCGATGCCGACCAGGAAGATCATTCCGGGGTCGCGGAACCAGCGGGCCGTCGTACCGGCCAGGACGAGCAGGCCGGCCGAGCCGAGCAGCAGCGACAGGCAGACGATGATGCCGCTGGTCCACATCGCGCCGTGGTCGTACTCGCCCCAGCCGACCTCCTTGGCGGTCAGCGGGTAGGTGCCGATCTTGGCGAACGTGATCCACGGCCGGACCGCGAGCCCGGAGGAGTGGTTGCCGAACACCACCACGATCGCGGCCAGGAAGACGGCGCCGAGCACACCGATCAGCACCAGGGCGTTGACGGCGAACCGGCGGTAGAAGATCCGGATGAACAGCACCAGGCCGAAGCCGCAGATGATCAACGGCAGCACGGTCGCCTTGGAGCCCGACGCCGCCACCCCGATCAGGACGAACAGCACGTAGCTGCCCGCGGAGCTACGGCCGCGGAGCAGGTCCACGCCCAGCAGGGCCATCAGCGCGATCAGTCCGCCGCCCAGGTTCTGCGTGGGACTGCCCCAGACGTAGTTCGTCAGGCCCTCGCCCGGCAGCGACACGTTGGGGTAGGCGTTGACCGTGCCACCGATCCCGGCCACCGCGATGGCGAGCGAACCGGCCCAGCGCGAGCCCGGAGCGATCCGGTCGGTCAGCGCGAAGATCAGGGCGCACCCGGCCAGCAGCAGCGGGATCCAGCCGATCGTGTAGACGAGGTCGGTCAGGTCCACGCCGGTCGCCCAGGCCGTGGCTGCCGTGAACTGGTGCCAGAAGTAGTGGTAGTCCATCTGCTCGCCCTGCAGGTACGGCGCCTGCAGGGGGAAGTCGTACTTCGCGCTGGCCGACAGGGCCTGGTGGAAGGCCATGTCCGGCGAGTTCGAGCGGGCGTCGGAGTACGGCGCGGGCACCAGGTTCCGGTACCGGCCGATCCCGTAGATCGGGAGTGCGCAGGCCCCCGCGATCAGCCAGGCGGTCAGCGGGTTGATCGGCCGCTCCACCCGGCTCAGGCAGCGCCTGCGCCAGGACGGTACGCAGACCGCCGCCACGAAGACCGGGACGATCCAGAGCCAGGCCCACGCCTGCAGGCCGATCGGAGCGACGGCCATGTAGACCAGCAGGAGTACCGAGACGCCCACCAGAGAACCGGCGGCGAAGTCCTCGACCAGGTTGTGCCGGAACGGGCTGGCCAGTCGCCACAGCACCGTGCCTGGCAAGGTGATGCCAAAGACCCAGAAGCGCAGCAGCCGGACGATGCTGTCACCGGACGAGTGCCCGGCCATCAGCCAGATCAGCAGCCAGGCCAGAGCGACACCTGCCGCGACCTTGAGCACGACAGCCAGCACAGTGCGCCACGGGAACGTCTTCTGTTCTTGACGCGGCGGGGCACCGGGCAAGCTGGGCGCTCCGAGCGTCATCGTTGGCACGAAGGAAGATTAGCGGGGTCCGCCGGGCACACTAGGGCGAGGAGGTGCCGATGCCGGCCGCCGTACCAGTGCTCTCTGTCGTCGTACCGATGTACGACGAGGAGGACGTGCTGCCGATCTTCTTCGAGCGGATGCACCCGCTGCTGGACAGTCTGGGAATCAGCTACGAGGTGGTGGCGGTCGACGACGGCAGCCGGGACGCGACAGCCACGCTGCTGACCGAGACGGTCAAGACCTGGCCGCAGCTCCGGCTGGTCCGTCTGCTGCGCAACTCCGGGCACCAGGCCGCCCTGTCGGCCGGCTTCCGCCGGGCCCGCGGTGAGTACCTGGTGTCCATCGACGCCGACCTGCAGGACCCGCCCGAGGTGATCGCCGAGCTGCTGGCTGCCGCGCGCGATCAGGACGTCGACGTCGTGTACGGCGTCCGCTCCGACCGGTCCAGCGACACCTGGGCCAAGCGGACCACCGCCCGGATGTACTACCGGCTGATGTGCCGCCTGGTCGGCCGGGAGATCCCGTTCGACGCCGGCGACTTCCGGCTGGTGTCGCGCCGGGTGGTGGACGCGGTGAACGCGCTGCCCGAGGACGGCAGGGTGTTCCGGCTGGTGATCCCGTGGCTGGGCTTCCCGAGTACCGCGATCCGCTACGTCCGGGCCGAACGGGCTGCCGGGGTGACCAAGTACACCCTGCGCAAGAGGCTCGGGCTGGCGTTCGACAGCGTCACGGCGTTCTCGGCGGCACCACTCAGGCTGGCCACCTGGCTCGGTCTGCTCGGTGGTCTGGTCTCCTGCGCGGTGGTGGTCGGCGCACTGGTCATCAAGCTCGCCGGACGCAGCATCCCGGGCTGGACGTCGACCGTCCTGGCGGTCGCCGTGATCGGCGCGATCCAACTGCTCTGCCTCGGCCTGCTGGGCGAGTACGTCGCCCGTCTGTTCCAGTCCAGCCAGAAGCGCCCGCAGTTCCTGGTCGGCTACGACAGCCTGGAGGATCCGGGCCACCACACGTACGCCGAGGCACTCGAATCCAGCGATCCCGAGCAGCGGTAGGCTCCGTCACCATGCCCGACCCGATCCCCTTCTCCAAGGCCTACCTGGTGGGCGACGAACTCGCCTACGTGAACCAGGCCTTCTCCTCGGCCGCGGTCGTCGGCGACGGGCCGTTCACCGCCCGCGCGACGGAGCTGGTCACCAAGCTGACCGGCGGGCTCGGGTCCCTGCTGACCACCTCGTGCACGCACGCGCTGGAGATGACCGCGCTGCTGCTCGACCTGGGGCCCGGCGACGAGGTGATCATGCCCTCGTTCACCTTCGTCTCGACCGCCAACGCGTACGCGCTGCGCGGCGCCGTACCGGTGTTCGTCGACGTCCGGCCGGACACGCTGAACCTGGACGAGACCCAGGTCGAGGCGGCGATCACCGACCGGACCAAGGCGATCGTCGTCGTGCACTACGCCGGCGTCGCGGTCGCGATGGACGAGGTCGACGCGATCGCCGCGCGGCACGGCGTCGTGGTGATCGAGGACAACGCGCACGGCTTCGGCGGCACGTACAAGGGCCGCCCGCTCGGGTCGCTCGGGCTGATGGCCACGCAGTCGTTCCACGGCACCAAGAACGTGCACTGCGGCGAGGGCGGCGCGCTGGTCGTCAACGACCTCGACCTGCTGCACCGGGCCGAGATCATCCGCGAGAAGGGCACCAACCGCAGCGCGTTCTTCCGCGGCCAGGTGGACAAGTACCGCTGGGTCGACATCGGCTCGAGCTACCTGCCGGCCGACCCGCTCGCCGCGTTCCTGACCGCCCAGCTGGAGCGCTTCGACCAGATCCAGGCGCCGCGCTACGCGATCTGGGAGCGGTACGAGCGGGAGCTGGCCGACTGGACCACCGCGCACGGCATCGGCGTACCGACCGTGCCGGACGACTGCGTGCACCCGGCGCACATGTACTACCTGCTGATGCCGACCCACGAGCACCAGCTCGGCCTGATCGCGCACCTGCGCGAGCGCAACATCACCGCGCCGTTCCACTACGTGCCGCTGCACTCGGCCCCTGCCGGCGAGCGGTACGGGCGGGTCGGCCCTGGTGGCTGCGAGGTCACCGAACGGATCAGCGGCCAGCTGGTCCGGCTCCCGCTGTTCAGTCAGCTGACCGAGGAGGAGCAGACCCGAGTGATCGACGCGCTGCTCTCCTACCCACTCTGATGGGCTGGTACGACGCGCTGGAGGCCGGTGAGCTGACCAGCAGCCCTTCCGAGTACGAGACGAAGCGCTTCGGTGTCTCCGTCGATCGGGTGTCGGTCTCCGCCTCCGCCGGTACGCCGCTGGAGGAGGTGCTCACCGCGGTCGACAAGTCCACGGCCGACGTCGTCGTCCTGCGCTACCCGGCCCGTGAGATCTCCTGGTTCGCCGCACTGGCCACCGGCCGCCGTACGGCGGTCCTGGCGGACTCCCTGGTCTACTGGTCACTCCCAGTAGGCAAAGGCCGTCGCCCGGCGCCGCTGGCCGGCTTCAACGCCGGGCTGGAGTCCTCGATCGACGACGAACTGGTCGACGACCTGGTCGGGGACATCTTCGGCGACTACGGGAACCACTACTGCGCCAACCCGCTGTTCGACCGGGCGCTGGCCCTGGCCGGGTACCAGGAGTGGGCGCGGCGGAGCATCGCCGCCCAGGGCGCCGTCGTACTGCGTGGTCCGGACCGCCGGGTGCTCGCGCTGGCGACCGTTGACCAGCAGGCGTCCTGGACCGAGATCGAGCTGGCGGGCGTCGTACCGGCCGAGCAGGGTCGTGGACGGTACGCGCACCTGCTGGCGGCGGTCGAGGACTCCAGCACCGCGCGCCGCCTGGTGATCTCCACGCAGGGTCACAACACCGGGGTCCAACGCGCCTGGGCACGTTACGGTTTCGAGCCGGTTCACACCTTGTTGACAGTGCATTTGGTAAACAACACCGAAAGTTTCTGAGAAGATCCGCGCGGCCTCCACAGGCCGCTCGGACGACTACTCAGCGGTGCTAACATGACCGGCGATGGATCACTGGTCACCGCCCGGACCTTGGTTGCTCCGGCGCCGTGTGCCCAGGCAGCATCGGGTCAGGCGGTAGTGCCGACCAGGATGTCGACCGACCGCCTTCTGAGCCGAGGAGATTTGCCGTTGTGACGCCGCGGCTGAGTGTCGTTGTGCCCTTCTACAACGTCCGCGACTACATCGGGGACTGCCTGGACTCGATCGCGCGACAGACCTGGACCGACTTCGAGGCGATCCTGGTCGACGACGGATCCCCCGACGACAGCGCCGCGATCGCGCAGGACTTCTGCGACCGCGACCCGCGGTTCCGGATCGTCGCGCAGGAGAACCAGGGTCTCGGCCCGGCCCGCAACACCGGGGTCCGGCACGCCGACGGGGAGTACATCACCTTCGTCGACAGCGACGACCTGGTC
The Kribbella italica DNA segment above includes these coding regions:
- a CDS encoding spore coat protein, giving the protein MTVRIGVRCDVGPKRGIGHVMRSLALAEELVRRGAEVVFVCDSHTVPWADEQIRSRGIAVEPAVWTAEEHLALFGRLGLSAVVWDSYDLDPAVFAAVRASRLPTLAIVDGGYGGAVADILVDQNLGSEQDTPELPAGAVRLAGLDYVLLRNEILELRPTQPPTIRTNPVPKVFAFFGGTDAFGAGPHVVRALAATGTAFEALVIAPGDELAAAIAAVDLQEGQHVEVIGPTSQLAKAVVASDLVISASGTSTWELLCLGATAGLVCVVDNQVMGYERTVATGAAVGVGVLSDLKQDPTAAAAVLGPLLRDPAERARLAAAGYQLVDGQGRVRVADALFHLIS
- the rffA gene encoding dTDP-4-amino-4,6-dideoxygalactose transaminase, with amino-acid sequence MPDPIPFSKAYLVGDELAYVNQAFSSAAVVGDGPFTARATELVTKLTGGLGSLLTTSCTHALEMTALLLDLGPGDEVIMPSFTFVSTANAYALRGAVPVFVDVRPDTLNLDETQVEAAITDRTKAIVVVHYAGVAVAMDEVDAIAARHGVVVIEDNAHGFGGTYKGRPLGSLGLMATQSFHGTKNVHCGEGGALVVNDLDLLHRAEIIREKGTNRSAFFRGQVDKYRWVDIGSSYLPADPLAAFLTAQLERFDQIQAPRYAIWERYERELADWTTAHGIGVPTVPDDCVHPAHMYYLLMPTHEHQLGLIAHLRERNITAPFHYVPLHSAPAGERYGRVGPGGCEVTERISGQLVRLPLFSQLTEEEQTRVIDALLSYPL
- a CDS encoding glycosyltransferase family 2 protein, which produces MPAAVPVLSVVVPMYDEEDVLPIFFERMHPLLDSLGISYEVVAVDDGSRDATATLLTETVKTWPQLRLVRLLRNSGHQAALSAGFRRARGEYLVSIDADLQDPPEVIAELLAAARDQDVDVVYGVRSDRSSDTWAKRTTARMYYRLMCRLVGREIPFDAGDFRLVSRRVVDAVNALPEDGRVFRLVIPWLGFPSTAIRYVRAERAAGVTKYTLRKRLGLAFDSVTAFSAAPLRLATWLGLLGGLVSCAVVVGALVIKLAGRSIPGWTSTVLAVAVIGAIQLLCLGLLGEYVARLFQSSQKRPQFLVGYDSLEDPGHHTYAEALESSDPEQR
- a CDS encoding N-acetyltransferase; amino-acid sequence: MGWYDALEAGELTSSPSEYETKRFGVSVDRVSVSASAGTPLEEVLTAVDKSTADVVVLRYPAREISWFAALATGRRTAVLADSLVYWSLPVGKGRRPAPLAGFNAGLESSIDDELVDDLVGDIFGDYGNHYCANPLFDRALALAGYQEWARRSIAAQGAVVLRGPDRRVLALATVDQQASWTEIELAGVVPAEQGRGRYAHLLAAVEDSSTARRLVISTQGHNTGVQRAWARYGFEPVHTLLTVHLVNNTESF